The sequence ATTGATCAAAGCCTTGATGCACATGGCCACACATCACCACTTTTGCAGCCTGATGCTTGGCTAAGATGGCTTTCATGGCCGCGCTGTTGCGCAAATTATGTTGATCCAACCAAGCGCAGCCCACGGGGATTGCCTGATGATGCACCGCCAGTAATAAGTGGTGCTCAGGGTAGTGAGTAATGGCTTGTTCAAGCAAGATTAACTGTGCGGCAGAGAGCTCACCAAAGGTTTCATGATTCAGGTGGGTATCCAGTAATAAAATCTGCCACTGTCCGCACAATAAATGCTTGGCATTGCTGATGCCCGCGTCATCCAGTTCGGCTTGCATCAAATGACCATCGTCGTGATTGCCGGGCAACCAGAATATGGGGGGCGCAAGCTCGCCCATCAATTCGCTAAAGTGACGATAAGACTCAGGCGTTTGGTCTTGGGATAAATCGCCGGTGGCTAAAATAAAGTCCTGCGGCGTGGCATCCAGCTCACGGGCATTCTCTAAAATAGCATCCACCACGGCGCGCGCACTGTACCAAGGCGCGATACCCAAAAAGTCGGCATTTTTATCGGCAAACAGATGCGTATCCGTGATCTGCAGCAAATCCACCACGCCGTCTGCGCGGTGTGGTGTGAGCGTTAAGGTCTGTAACTGAATAGGCGTATGATTCAAATTTGTTTAACCGTGCTAAATCCATGTTGTAGGCAACATTTCAGCCATTCGGCTAAAAATAGGTTTACCTGCTCTTTTTCATTGCGCTGATGCATCTTGTCATTTGGGTAATAGTAACTCGAACGCAGGGTCAATATCTGTTGACTAGCACACACTTCGGCCATTCTTACGTCGTGATAGATGCGAACTGTGACCCTCATGCGCATAAAAAACGGTAAATGGGGGCTACATTGCTCAATCGACACATGCCAAGTGTAAGGCGCCACTTCTAAAACCTTGAGCACAAAGAGTACCTGCTCGCTGATGCCCACCGATACACAGTCGCCCACTTTGGCGTGGTGAGGCAGTAATTTCATCAGCGCCATGTAGTTAACATCACAGGTACGTTGCAATGTTTTTAAGTTCGGCACATACCGACGCGGAACCACAGGGGTATTCAAATTATTGCTCCTTGCCATCTTTTACTGATGACGTTGTCTTGCACGCCGGCATGCGACCACTGGCAGGTTTACCAGGCACACCGACGTTACTATTACACCTTTTTTTATGACTCACGCCAAGTTAGTCACTCGAGTCTGCAGTCTTGATTCTGTTCTAACGGCTAAGAATAGCGGCTCTCGCTCGCGACATGATTAGCGACACCTCAATTTACTGCACACACAACCCTGCTGAGTAACGATTGGCTATTAACCTTATTATTTTGCTGTGCAAAATCGGCGGACGGGTGGCTTCTTGACTCTAATCTCTGCCCTTACCATTAAAATCACTTTCAGATTTAATCCTTATTTTTCCGTGTTTTTCCGTGTATTCCGTGGCAAAAATGGCCTTAGGTTTAGTGTTGGAGCTCGCCTCTTCACTACTATTCAATCACTCCCGCGCGCCTTAGCGCCAGCCACTGCAAGGCAATAATGGTACTGGCATTATCTAGTTTACCTTCAGCCAACCATTGCATAGCCTGCCTTCTGGGCACGCGATGCACGCGTATATCTTCACTTTCATCACTTAAACCACCGTGCTTGGGCGCTAAACTGGCATCTACTTCACCTAAAAATAAGCTAATGCGCTCACTGCACCCGCCCGGGCTTGGGTAGTAACTGCTGATAGGGGTGAGCGAGGTAAAGGTTAAGCCGGCTTCTTCTTGGGCTTCGCGGTGCACCACAGCTTCGGCCGTCTCACCTTCATCTATAATGCCCGCCACTACTTCGAATAACCAAGGGTTGCCTTCACCATAGACGGCGCCAACGCGAAATTGTTCCACTAAGATAATTTCATCCCGTATTGGATCATAGGGCAACACCGCCGCTGCGTGGCCGCGGACGAACAGCTCGCGGGTGATTTTTTTGCTCCAGCCGCCGGCAAATAATTTATGCTGTAACGTTAAGCGCAGTAGTCGAAAAAAGCCTTGGTAGCCGACGTCTTCCGCCACTAATTTTACGTCTTGGTGCCCAAACTGGGTAGGCTCGTTCATACTCATTACGACTCCTTTCTTGACATTTAAGCAGTAGATTTTAGACTAACGCTCAAAATGAATGAACGTTCATTCACAATTAATTTAATACCTCTGGAAAGTCAGTCAGATAGTTAATTGGATACTAGCTAATAAGCTGCCTAACCAAGAATAGTGATGTTACCCTTATACTTAACCAACAAAAACACTCAGCCTGCCCCGCTCGGCTTCATGGCTCACCTGTTACATAAGGCAAAAATAATGAAAAAAACGCTATTGTCGGCCCTAATATTGCTTTGCGCTGCAGGCCCAACTCAGGCCGAAGACTTACTCGATGTCTACCAACAAGCCACACAAAATGATCCTTTAGCTCGTGAAGCTAAAGCTGTGCGCGATTCTGCGTTTGAGAAAATTAATGAGTCCCGCGCCCCTTTATTGCCGCAGGTAAATTTAGGCGCCGATGCTAACTATATGACAAATAGCGCCATGAGTGATGTGGGCACGCTAGGCGCTAATTTAGGTTTGAGTCAGGCGCTGTATCGTAAATCGGCATGGGTAAATTTAGATATCACCGAAAAGCTGGCCACTCAGGCAGATGTTAATTACAAACAAATTCAACAAGACCTCATTTTACGCGCCAGCCAAGCCTACTTTGATGTGCTGAGCGCAGAAGATTCCCTGAGCTTCGTGCAAGCAAATAAAGAAGCGGTCAGCCGCCAGCTTGAGCAAACCAAGCAACGCTTTGAAGTAGGCTTAAGCGCCATGACAGACGTACATGAAGCGCAAGCACAGTATGACCAAGCGCTGGCCGAAGAGATCAGCGCCGAAAACTCGGTTAACAACGCCAAAGAAGTACTGCGTGAGTTGACCAATATGGGTTACGCACAGCTCGAAAAGCTAAATACCGAATTATTTAGCCCAGAAAAATCCGTTATCAATGCAGATGCTTGGTTAGAGATAGCGCTTGAGCAAAACTTAGAGCTGCACAAACAACGTATCGGTAAAGACATCGCCAACGAACAAATTGGTTTAGCCCAAGCAGGACATGCTCCTACGCTGGATTTAAATGCGGGTATTGGCAGCCAATACAATGATTACGCCGATGAGTCAGCGTCCGCGAGAAGTGGCAGCAACAACCAAGCCGCACTGGGATTATCTTTTAACTTGCCTATCTACAGCGGCGGCGCCACCACCTCACAAGTGAAACAAGCCCAGTTCAACTATGTGGCCGCCAGCGAGCAATTAGAGCGTAGCTTTCGCGCCGTGAAAAGCCGCGTGTACTCTTCCTATAACGACGTAGGTGCCGCAGCAGGTTCGGTGCGCGCCTTCGAACAGTTTGTGATTTCCGCCCAAAGTGCGCTCGACGCCACCGAAGCCGGTTACGAAGTAGGCACCCGTACAATAGTTGATGTGTTGATCTCCACACGCCAGCTCTACAACGCCAAGCAAAACCTAGCTGCGGCTCGCTATGACTATATAATCAACCAGTTGCAGCTAAGACAGGCAGCCGGTAACTTAACCGAGCAAGACTTGGTAGAAATCAATAACGGCTTGATTAGAAAGTAATGTGTGAAATGTGAAGGGTAAAGGGTGAAGCGAACAAGCTAATCCTGAATCTGCCAGCTCTGTGTATTACACCTCATCCTTCACCATTTACTCTTCACGTCAAAAAAGCACCGAGCCTGCAGGTTCGGTGCTTTTTTTTGTACTTTGTACTGGTAAAAAATCAGGGTTTCGCTCTTATGCCGTCTTCCTGATGAAAATCAGGATCTGGTGTTGGCTGTAAACGTCGTACTGCAGCCTGACCGGCGCATGAATTCGACGCTACCCAGCCTAATCCAACAGTTGTCGTCCTAGAGTAATTAAGAATATACTTAACTACTCCATTTTAATGGGTGCTGTCTATTCTCTGGCTAAAGGACTTGCCATGCTCGCGCGTTATTTTCCTCTTATAGGCTGGCTAAAAGCCTATAACAAACATGCTCTCAGCAATGATCTTATCGCGGCATTAATCGTCACTATCATGTTGATTCCGCAATCGTTGGCTTATGCCATGCTGGCCGGATTACCGCCCGAAGTGGGTTTGTACGCCAGTATTTTGCCACTGGTGGCCTACACACTGTTTGGCACCAGTCGCACGCTGTCGGTGGGGCCGGTGGCGGTAATATCCTTGATGACGGCCGCCAGTATTAGTCAATTAAATCTCACCGATAGTAGCCAATACTTAGCCGCCGCTGTGCTGTTGGCACTGATCTCGGGTTTAATCTTGATACTGATGGGTATCTTTAAGTTAGGCATGTTGGCCAATTTTTTAAGCCATCCGGTGATCTCGGGATTTATTACCGCCTCCGGCCTGTTAATTGCTGCCAGTCAGCTACCGCATATTTTGGGCATCAACGCCAAGGGCACTAACTTATTCGACTTAGTGCTAGCAATTATTGGCGAGTTAGCGCAAACCAATCTGCTGACCTTAGGCTTAGGCGGCTTTGCGCTGGCCTTTTTATTTTGGTCACGCAGTGGTTTAAAACCCTTACTGATCCGCCTTGGTTTAAGCGCCCACAGTGCAGGTTTACTGGCTAAAGCGGGTCCCGTATTAGCGATATTTGCCACCACGCTCACCGTATGGGGAGCTGACTTAGCCAACCGCAATGTTGCAATCGTGGGCGCGATTCCGGCGGGATTACCGCAGTTTGGCTTACCCTCATTCGATAGCTGGTTGTTTGATGATGGCTTGTGGCAGCAGTTGGTCGTTTCGGCGCTGTTTATCAGCTTGGTGGGCTTCGTGGAGTCAGTATCAGTGGCACAAACTTTGGCCGCCAAACGTCGCCAACGCATCGAGCCTAATCAAGAGCTGATTGGTTTAGGCGCAGCTAACATTGGCTCGGCTTTATCCGGGGGCTTTCCGGTTACCGGTGGCTTTTCACGCTCTGTGGTTAACTTTGATGCCGGCGCACAAACCCCGGCTGCCGGCGCTTTTACTGCAATGGGTATCGCCTTGGCGGCACTGTTTCTTACGCCTTTATTGTATTTTTTACCCCAAGCCACACTGGCCGCCACTATTATAGTGGCGGTATTAGCACTGATCGACTTGCCCGCCATTAAGCGGACTTGGCAATATTCACGCAGTGATTTTTCTGCCATGTTGGTGACGATTTTACTCACCTTAAGTCAAGGCGTAGAAATCGGCATTATGGCCGGTGTGGGCTTATCGTTATTATTATTTCTCTATCGTACCAGCCAGCCACATAGCGCCTTAGTAGGCTTAGTGCCGGGCACTGAACACTTTCGTAATATCGACCGCCACCAAGTTGAAACTAGTGCGCAGCTCATCACACTACGCATAGATGAAAGCCTCTATTTTGCCAATGCCCGCCACTTAGAAGACCGCATTTACGCATTAATAGTGCAGCAGCCCAGTGTTAAGCATTTCGTCTTAATGTGCCCCGCCGTTAATCTCATTGATGCCTCCGCATTAGAAAGTCTCGAAGCCATTAATCACCGCCTGCAAGACAGCGGCGTGATCTTTCACTTATCCGAAGTAAAAGGCCCTGTGATGGACCGCTTACAAAAAAGTAATTTTTTAGAAGAGCTCACCGGCCAAGTATTCTTAAACCAATTTGCGGCGTGGCAGGCGTTGAGTGAAAAAATGTGAGGCGTGACAAAGCGATTCGCTTAGTGCTCCATATAAAAAGGCATCCAGAGAAAATTCTGGATGCCTTTTTATATTTTTAGTTTACGGCTTACAGCTTTGCTTCATACGCTCTTTAAGCGGGAATCCGCTCCGGCCCGTCGCATTAGCCAACCGGCACACAGGCCAAGTAGCAAAATACGCAACACATGATGAAAGATAACCCAAGATGGATCTAAACCGGTTACCAGCGCTAGATAAATCATGGCCTCTACCGCCCCTGGCGCATAGGCCAACCACACCTGAAATACCGGCAGTCCTAACCAAGTGCCCACCACAAAAGCCCACAACAAAGAGATCACAGAGCTGGAGACGCTGATCAATAATCCGGCCAGCAACAGCTGCAGCATCTCTTTGGCCGGTAACGGCTTTAACCTGCTACCGACTAAAGCACCCAGCAGTATCATGCTCACCGGAATAAGCCCGTCAACCGGCACCGCAGACGTGCCTAGCCAGGCTCCATAAGTAGCTGAGACGGCCACGCCAGTCAGAATATAACTGGCGGGGATCTTTAACCAAGCGCCCCCCCTGCCCAGTAGCCAAGCGGCGAATACTAAGCCCAGTGTCTGAGTCAGGCTCAGCTCTTGGCTGGTGGGAATACCCAAGGTGGGCACCCATTCCAGCAACATAATGACGCTAACCAAAGACACCAAGGCAATCACCCGCACCGTTTGCGACAGGATCACTCGGATCGGGTTATCGAGCTGGGTGGCCAGCGCCGCCATAATGGAAAGAGCGCCTGGCGACGCCCCCATCACCGCTTCTTGAGATGACCATCCCAGCCGCCGCAACATATATTGCCCCAGCGGAATTTGGGTAGCCAAACACAATAACAGCCCGGTCACGCTAAACAGCAATGAGCTGGGAGCCGGAAAATCAAACTCCAGACGTAAGCCGACCGCCACGCCTAAACAGGCCTGAATAGGCGCCAGCAAGAACTTAGGCAAACGCACATCTAACCCGGCCATGGCAGCAAGGGCCACGATTAACATGGCCCCCAACAGCCAGTCGGATGGAAAGCCGGCCCGATGGGCCAGCCAACCACCCGCCGCACCCAAAGCACAGGTGCGCAGCCAAATCATCATGCCTGCGGCGCCTCACTTTGCAGCAAAGCCGCGCGGCGGCGCTTGCGCCACGCCATCATTAACGGCATCACCAATACCAGCACACTAAAGGCCCACAGGCTGATAGTGACACCGTTATGAAACAAGATGCTCCAGTCACCGGCACTCATCGACAAGGCACGGCGCAGGTTATCTTCCAGCACCGAACCCAACACCAGCCCCAGAATGACCGGCGCCAGTGAGAAGTCCAGTTTGCGCAAGATAAAGCCAAACACACCCAGCAGAATCATAAAGAACAGATCGAAGCTGGCCCCATGAATCGAGTAGATACCGACGAAGGTCAGCATCACGATAACGGGTACCAAGTAGGCTTGGCGTACGCTCAGCATGCGCACGAAGATACCGACTAACGGCAAGTTCAACACCAACAAGGCAATATTGCCGATAAACATGGAAGCAATCAGACCCCAAGCAATATCGGGCTGCTGACTGAACAACAAGGGCCCTGGCGTCACATCAAACAACAAGAGCGCGCCCAGTAAAATAGCCGTGGTGCCAGAGCCTGGAATACCCAGCGTTAGCATAGGCACCATAGAGCCCACTGCCGCCGCGTTATTGGCCGCTTCAGGTGCGGCTAAGCCGCGAATATCACCTTCGCCAAATTCATTGTCTTCACCGGCGAGCCGTTTCTCGGTACCGTAAGCCACGGCACTGGCTACAGACGCACCGGTGCCGGGTAGCACGCCAATCACAAAACCAACCACAGTAGAGCGCAGTACGACCCAACGTACCGCCACCAAATCGGCGACCTTGACGAAGGACTTACTCACCTTGTCGACTTTGCCGTTACCACCGTAATGGTGCTCAACCAGCAGTAAAATTTCGCTGATGGCAAACATGCCAATCACTACCACCAAAAAGTCCACACCATCAAACAAGTTGGTGAGACCAAAGCTAAAACGTAACACCCCGGTCCCCGAGTCCACGCCCACGGTCGCCAACGCTAGGCCGATGATGGTACCAATCACAGTTTTTACCGGCCGAGAGCCCACCATGGAGGCCAAGCAGCACAGCGCAAACACCATTAAGGCCACAAACTCAGCCGGGCCAAAGGTGACCGCCAAACGCGTTAGTATCGGGGCAAGAATGATCAGTAACAGCAAAGCACCCATGGAGCCTGCAAATGACGACACCGCCGATAAGGCCAAGGCGCGACCGCCCTCGCCTCGCTTGGCCATAGGGTGACCATCGAGTGTGGTCATAATGGCCCCCGCATCACCGGGCACGTTCAGCAAAATACTGGAAATTCGACCACCGTATTCAGCGCCATAATAGACACCCGCCAGTAAAATAATGGCAGAAGCAGGCTCAAGACCAAAGGAATAGGCTAACGGCAATAAAATGGCGATGCCATTAATCGGCCCTATGCCGGGCAGTGCCCCCATTAGGGTGCCGAAAAAACAACCCGCCAGTACCAGCGCCAAATTCATTGGCGTTAAGGCAACCGCAAACCCCGTGGCCAGATCCGATAAGATATCCATACCCTTAACCTCCAAATAGGGTGCCGGTAGGCACGTTTAGCTCCAGCACGATACTGAGCAATACATAGCCCACCGCACCCAGCGCCACTGAATACAACAGGGCATTACGTAGCCCTAAGCCAAACAGGCGCGCAAACACGGTACTCACCAAGCAAGTAGCCAACATAAAGCCCAGTATTTCAAAGCTCCAGGCATAGAGCAGTAAACCCAGTACCACCATCACGTGGCGGCCGAAGAGACTACGCTCATACACCCCCTTAAAGCGGTCTGGCTTAATCACCAACCAAGCCGAGCAGCAAAATAGCAATACCGCCAAGATCAGCGGAATCGCCTTAGGCCCAACGGGTTCGTACTGAAAAGGCACTTCAAGTTGCCAAGCGGCGACCCCTAGGGCCACCGCTGCCAACATCAAGACCAGAGAAAAAAGACGATCAGCCATGATGTTACCTCTTATTTGAGCAGACCCATTTCACGAGATAGCCCCTGAAACTTCTCAACTTCTGTCTTTATATAGGCTTCAAACTTATCGCCAGACATGGACAAGGGGAACAAGCCTTGCTTGTTACGTACCTCGGTGAAGGCCTCAGTCTGATACAGCTCGTTAAACTGATTAACCCAGTATTGGTAAGCTTCATCGGACGCTTCTGGCGCCATATAGAAGCCACGCATTATCGGCCATTCGATATCGAAACCTTGCTCTGTAGCAGTTGGGATCTGGGCATAGTCACCGTCCAAGCGCTCTGGAGATAACACCGCCAACACCCGTACTATTCCTGCATCCAGCTGCCCCTTTATTTCAGACATATCACCCGGATAAACCTGAATATGGTTACCCAACACGGCCGCCATGGCATCGCCACCGCCTTCGTAGGCCACATAACGCATGGTGCGAGGGTCCAGTCCTAAATGACGATAGAAAAACGCCGCCTTCATCCAGTCTTGACTACCAACCGTGCCACCCGCGCCAACCACCTGCTTGCCCGGGTTGGCTTTAATATCCGCAGCCAGTTCGGCTAAATTATTCCAGGGCGCGTCGGCCTTGACGATAATCGCGCCGTAGTCGGTACCAATGGCGCCTATCCAACGTGCGTCGTCTACGTCCAGATCCTTGCCAAACTTGCTGAGGGCCAAATTAAGAGAAGATCCCGAGCTGAACGCCACCACCGCATTGTCATCAGTGCGCCGATTACTGTTCATATGGGTATAAGCTACTGCTCCTACACCACCGGGCATAAAGGTCACGCGCATGGGTTGGTCCAGCAGACCGGACTTATCCAGGCTGGATGTTAAAATACGACAGGTTAAGTCAAAACCGCCGCCCGGCTTGGCCGGTGCGATACATTCCGGTTTATTGGGAGTAAAATCTGCATGGGCAGCGCCGGTGCCCATCATGAGTAAGCCGGCACCCAGCAAAGCATGAACCAGAGGGGTTAATTTCATCTCGCTATCTCCTTGAGGTAATTCCATCTATTACTTGTTTCATCTAGAAACAAGTTATTAACATCTGACATACTAGCGTCCTAAGCTGTCACCAAGCTGTCATGACCCAACAGAGGATAAAATCGTGCGTATTCTTGTGATAGAGGACACCAGAGTATTGGGTGAAGCCATCGCTGACCGATTACAGAAGCTGGGCCATGGCACTGACTTGATTGGCAATGGCCGCCAGGCCGTCGACTGGTTACGCAATCAGTCTGTCGATTTGATTATTCTGGATCTCAACTTACCCGGCCTGAGCGGCGAAGGGGTACTGGCAGAGCTGCGCCAGCGCAAAACCGACACTCCGGTATTGATCCTGACCGCTCGAGATCAAATTGATGACCGCATCAAGTTGCTAGATCTGGGCGCGGACGATTATCTCACCAAGCCCTTCGACTTTGGCGAGCTGGAAGCCCGAGTGCGCGCCCTGCTACGGCGCCAGCAAGGCTATGCCTCTAACATCAGTGAGCACGGTAACTTAACCTTTAACCGTGACGCGAAAACCGTCACCATCGATCAATTACCCTGTGCGCTGGTTAATCGGGAGTTCAGGCTGTTAGAGATTTTTTTGGGTGGATTAGAGCGGGTGATGAGCAAAGAAGAGCTGACTGAAAAGCTGTTTAACGCCGATGAAACCCCCTCGGCCAATACCATAGAGCTGTATGTGGCAAGATTGCGTAAAAAACTGGTGGGTAGTTCACTGCAGATACAGACGCTGCGCGGTTTGGGCTATGTAGCACGGGTCATCGACTCGTGAGCGCTGTGGTTAACCGCCACCCACACCTGCGTCGACGACTACTATTACTGAGCGCTGTGGTCCTCATCGGCTTGAGCCTGCTGGCCACAGGGTTCATGGTGTCTTACAGCAAAAAAACCGCCGATCGTAGCTACGACCTCATGCTCAACAGCGCCATACTGCAACTGGCCAATGCAGTTCGCCACGGTGAACAAGGCTTTATGGTCGATATGCCAGTCTCCGCGTTTGCCACTCTGGCCCAGGCGCCTGAAGATCGCGTTTTTTATCGGATCAGTGTTAACGGTAGCTTCTTGACCGGTTATGCCGCCTTACCTACGCCGCCGCCCACAACGCCTTCGCAACAGTCTCTGACCCAACAACAACCGGTCTTCTTTGATGCTCTCTTCTCCGGAGAGCCGGTGCGGGTGGCGCGCTTGACTCGACTGAATACCGAGCGCCAGCCACACGATGAAATTCACATCGAACTGGCGCAAACCCGCCTCGCTCGTGAGCAGCTCAAGGATGAAATTTTGTATCCGGCACTGAAGCTTATTCTGGGGCTGTTATTCAGTGCTCTATTGCTGCTGGGGTTGGGAATTTATTATGCTCTGCGCCCTTTTACCCTGATTGCTCGTGCTCTGGCACGGCGACGCCCGCGGGATCTCACGCCACTGTTATTGCCGGTTCCCAAAGAAACACTGCCGCTGCTGCACACCATCAATCACTTTATTGCCCGCCAGCAGCAGATGTTAGAACGTATGGAGTCCACCACTTCGGTGGCCGCCCATCAACTACGCACGCCGTTGGCCAGCCTGCGCGCCTTAAGCGAAAATGCCCGCGACGAGCAAGACGCGGCCAAAAGGAAAACGCTGCTGGCCGGATTAATCGAGCAATGCGACCAGCTGTCACTCACGGTGAATCATCTGTTGAATCAGGCCATGCTGGATCATCGTTTTCACAGCCAAGAGTTACTGCCGCTAGAGCTAAATGCCCTCGCTAAAAAGGTCTGCCTAGCGCTGGCGGTACCGGCCTTGCAACGGCAAGTCGAACTCTCGTTCGAGCCGGCCACCTCACCCCTGTGGATCCAAGGAGATGAAATAGCGATCACCCAAATGCTGAATAACCTTATCGATAATGCCGTGGCCCATGCACCCGTCCATACTCGGGTAGAGATTTTGCTACGTACCTCGCCGGCACCGGCCATGCTCATTCGCGACTTAGGCCCCGGCATTCCACATGAGGAGCGAGAAAAGGTGTTCGCCCGCTTCTATCGGGGCAGTCAGCATCGCTATCTGGGCTCGGGACTCGGCATGGCCATCGCACGGGACGTTGCCGAACATCACGGCGCAGGCATTCATCTGCATGACAATGAGCCGAGTGGATTGGAAGTCGAGATCCGTTTTAACACTTATAGGAGCACCCCATGAGTCGGCTTCGTTTAGCCTTGCTGTGGCTTTCGTTATTGTTAGCCGCCCCAACACAAGCGGCAGAGGAATTTTTACTACCCGCCGCTTCACCGATGCAACAGCAATTGGTTATTTACAGCGCCACCGATTATCGCTATCTACAACCACTGCTACAGTACTTTCAGCAGCAACATCCTCAATTAGGCATCCGTTTTGTGGATCTTAATTCACAAGAGTTATACGAACGATTTTTACAGGAATCCCCGCACTCGCCGGCGGACTTGCTGCTCAGCTCGGCCATGGATTTGCAGCTCAAACTGGTTAATGACGGTCATGCTCGTCCCTATCGCTCGGCCCGAACTTTGTCTCTGCCCAGCCAAGTACACTGGCGACACGAGCTGTTCGCTTTCACCTTCGAGCCGATACTGACCGTATTTAACCGAGAATTACTGGGTGCTCACCCGCTACCCCACAGTCGCCAACAATTATTAGCTCTATTGCGAGAAGATCCTGACCGCTTTGCCAATCGGATTATCACCTACGATCTTGCCGCCAGCGGCGTGGGCTACCTGCTGGCCAGTCAAGATAGCCAGCAAGGGCTGATGTATGGTCGGTTATTAGAAGCCTTCGGCGGCCTTAGGGTGCAACTTGATGACAGCAGTAACGACATGCTGGAGCGCCTCGCCAACGGAGAAGCCGCCATCGGCTATAATCTGCTGGGCTCTTATGTGGCCTCGGCGTTACCACGTTATCCCCAGTTAGTGGCAATGGCGCCCAACGACTATACCTTGATGCTGATGCGACTGGCGCTGCTCCCCAAAACCGCGCCTCACCCTACCCTTGCCGGTGAGTTCATCGATTTAATGCTGTCGGCTCAAGGTCAAGCGCTGCTGGAACAAAGCGGTCTGCATCCGCTACTGGAGCCCGATTCAGGACAACTGCGGCTCGCTATTCAGGCTCAAGGGCCGATCACGCTGATCCCACTAACGCCTGCACTGCTGCCGCCCCTGGATCCCTTGGTCAAACAGCATTTTATTGATGCTTGGTCCGGCTCGATTACCACAGCGCCGCCCAAAAGCCAGCCATAAAAAAGAGGCTTACCAGTAACGGTAAGCCTCTTTCACATTTGAGCTACTTACCCAAGTATTAGCCGCGAGTACGAATCGCTTGAATAATCGCGGTGGTGGAGCAGCCTTCTTCGAAGTTAAGCACT comes from Oceanisphaera profunda and encodes:
- the nudF gene encoding ADP-ribose diphosphatase; this translates as MSMNEPTQFGHQDVKLVAEDVGYQGFFRLLRLTLQHKLFAGGWSKKITRELFVRGHAAAVLPYDPIRDEIILVEQFRVGAVYGEGNPWLFEVVAGIIDEGETAEAVVHREAQEEAGLTFTSLTPISSYYPSPGGCSERISLFLGEVDASLAPKHGGLSDESEDIRVHRVPRRQAMQWLAEGKLDNASTIIALQWLALRRAGVIE
- a CDS encoding tripartite tricarboxylate transporter permease, which encodes MDILSDLATGFAVALTPMNLALVLAGCFFGTLMGALPGIGPINGIAILLPLAYSFGLEPASAIILLAGVYYGAEYGGRISSILLNVPGDAGAIMTTLDGHPMAKRGEGGRALALSAVSSFAGSMGALLLLIILAPILTRLAVTFGPAEFVALMVFALCCLASMVGSRPVKTVIGTIIGLALATVGVDSGTGVLRFSFGLTNLFDGVDFLVVVIGMFAISEILLLVEHHYGGNGKVDKVSKSFVKVADLVAVRWVVLRSTVVGFVIGVLPGTGASVASAVAYGTEKRLAGEDNEFGEGDIRGLAAPEAANNAAAVGSMVPMLTLGIPGSGTTAILLGALLLFDVTPGPLLFSQQPDIAWGLIASMFIGNIALLVLNLPLVGIFVRMLSVRQAYLVPVIVMLTFVGIYSIHGASFDLFFMILLGVFGFILRKLDFSLAPVILGLVLGSVLEDNLRRALSMSAGDWSILFHNGVTISLWAFSVLVLVMPLMMAWRKRRRAALLQSEAPQA
- a CDS encoding SulP family inorganic anion transporter, which encodes MLARYFPLIGWLKAYNKHALSNDLIAALIVTIMLIPQSLAYAMLAGLPPEVGLYASILPLVAYTLFGTSRTLSVGPVAVISLMTAASISQLNLTDSSQYLAAAVLLALISGLILILMGIFKLGMLANFLSHPVISGFITASGLLIAASQLPHILGINAKGTNLFDLVLAIIGELAQTNLLTLGLGGFALAFLFWSRSGLKPLLIRLGLSAHSAGLLAKAGPVLAIFATTLTVWGADLANRNVAIVGAIPAGLPQFGLPSFDSWLFDDGLWQQLVVSALFISLVGFVESVSVAQTLAAKRRQRIEPNQELIGLGAANIGSALSGGFPVTGGFSRSVVNFDAGAQTPAAGAFTAMGIALAALFLTPLLYFLPQATLAATIIVAVLALIDLPAIKRTWQYSRSDFSAMLVTILLTLSQGVEIGIMAGVGLSLLLFLYRTSQPHSALVGLVPGTEHFRNIDRHQVETSAQLITLRIDESLYFANARHLEDRIYALIVQQPSVKHFVLMCPAVNLIDASALESLEAINHRLQDSGVIFHLSEVKGPVMDRLQKSNFLEELTGQVFLNQFAAWQALSEKM
- the cpdA gene encoding 3',5'-cyclic-AMP phosphodiesterase codes for the protein MQLQTLTLTPHRADGVVDLLQITDTHLFADKNADFLGIAPWYSARAVVDAILENARELDATPQDFILATGDLSQDQTPESYRHFSELMGELAPPIFWLPGNHDDGHLMQAELDDAGISNAKHLLCGQWQILLLDTHLNHETFGELSAAQLILLEQAITHYPEHHLLLAVHHQAIPVGCAWLDQHNLRNSAAMKAILAKHQAAKVVMCGHVHQGFDQYEQGIRYLASPATCIQFKPLSDDFALDSMAPGWRALSLYPDGRLSTQVWRLPHHAFAPDFSATGY
- a CDS encoding DUF1249 domain-containing protein, which gives rise to MALMKLLPHHAKVGDCVSVGISEQVLFVLKVLEVAPYTWHVSIEQCSPHLPFFMRMRVTVRIYHDVRMAEVCASQQILTLRSSYYYPNDKMHQRNEKEQVNLFLAEWLKCCLQHGFSTVKQI
- a CDS encoding AbrB family transcriptional regulator; amino-acid sequence: MMIWLRTCALGAAGGWLAHRAGFPSDWLLGAMLIVALAAMAGLDVRLPKFLLAPIQACLGVAVGLRLEFDFPAPSSLLFSVTGLLLCLATQIPLGQYMLRRLGWSSQEAVMGASPGALSIMAALATQLDNPIRVILSQTVRVIALVSLVSVIMLLEWVPTLGIPTSQELSLTQTLGLVFAAWLLGRGGAWLKIPASYILTGVAVSATYGAWLGTSAVPVDGLIPVSMILLGALVGSRLKPLPAKEMLQLLLAGLLISVSSSVISLLWAFVVGTWLGLPVFQVWLAYAPGAVEAMIYLALVTGLDPSWVIFHHVLRILLLGLCAGWLMRRAGADSRLKSV
- the tolC gene encoding outer membrane channel protein TolC — its product is MKKTLLSALILLCAAGPTQAEDLLDVYQQATQNDPLAREAKAVRDSAFEKINESRAPLLPQVNLGADANYMTNSAMSDVGTLGANLGLSQALYRKSAWVNLDITEKLATQADVNYKQIQQDLILRASQAYFDVLSAEDSLSFVQANKEAVSRQLEQTKQRFEVGLSAMTDVHEAQAQYDQALAEEISAENSVNNAKEVLRELTNMGYAQLEKLNTELFSPEKSVINADAWLEIALEQNLELHKQRIGKDIANEQIGLAQAGHAPTLDLNAGIGSQYNDYADESASARSGSNNQAALGLSFNLPIYSGGATTSQVKQAQFNYVAASEQLERSFRAVKSRVYSSYNDVGAAAGSVRAFEQFVISAQSALDATEAGYEVGTRTIVDVLISTRQLYNAKQNLAAARYDYIINQLQLRQAAGNLTEQDLVEINNGLIRK